Proteins from a single region of Haloterrigena alkaliphila:
- a CDS encoding HAD family hydrolase, with translation MSGREPGSTVDPTSETDGAVDAVCFDLDDTLCRYTQSGAEVLERAFDRAGVGRPWSIDDYYDGYRNYLEESTDIVDLRRRCFADLAVAAGHDRETGRAVADAYADLRDREAVELVPGARDVIDALAAEYRLGLVTNGAPEMQRTKLETIGLDDRFETVVCAGYDAPAKPAAEPFDLALEALGSTSERTVYVGNSLRSDVAGANAAGLRSVWVPDGEAVPETPDPPPTYRLETLAELATPPW, from the coding sequence ATGTCTGGGCGTGAACCCGGATCGACCGTCGACCCGACGTCCGAGACCGACGGCGCCGTCGACGCGGTCTGTTTCGATCTCGACGATACCCTCTGTCGGTACACGCAGTCCGGTGCGGAGGTCCTCGAGCGGGCGTTCGACCGCGCCGGAGTCGGCCGCCCGTGGTCGATCGACGACTACTATGACGGGTATCGAAACTACCTCGAGGAGAGCACCGACATCGTCGACCTCCGGCGGCGGTGTTTCGCCGACCTCGCGGTCGCCGCCGGTCACGACCGCGAAACCGGCCGGGCCGTCGCCGACGCCTACGCCGACCTTCGGGACCGCGAGGCCGTCGAACTCGTCCCCGGCGCCCGCGACGTGATCGACGCGCTGGCCGCGGAGTACCGCCTCGGACTCGTGACCAACGGCGCACCCGAGATGCAGCGAACGAAACTCGAGACGATCGGTCTCGACGACCGGTTCGAGACGGTGGTCTGTGCCGGCTACGACGCGCCCGCCAAGCCCGCCGCGGAACCGTTCGACCTCGCGCTCGAGGCGCTCGGATCGACGTCCGAGCGGACGGTCTACGTCGGCAACTCGCTGCGGTCGGACGTCGCGGGGGCCAACGCGGCCGGCCTCCGGTCGGTGTGGGTTCCCGACGGCGAGGCCGTCCCGGAGACGCCCGATCCGCCGCCGACGTACCGACTCGAGACGCTCGCGGAACTGGCGACGCCGCCCTGGTGA
- the mch gene encoding methenyltetrahydromethanopterin cyclohydrolase, whose product MESLNRMAIELVDEALDYAEELNVGGFDLANEATVLDFGLEFDGGIEAGLLLTEIQTAGMATPSHHLGEVGDAPIPYIQLATDQPALSLLCSQKAGWELTTDDFEGLGSGPARALVADEDEFRRVGYTDAFDLTALAVETDQEPTEAAAEQVADLAEVEPSSVFLLAYPTASLVGSVTNAARAAELAVFRLSELGYDPLDIVSATGRAPVAPVAADEETAIARTNDAIAYGGTAHLTVREDADVFDSIPSTAAEDHGRPFGEVFDDLEWKFSEVPSDLFAPAKVTVDVVGGPTYVHGETDEDLLVDSFDL is encoded by the coding sequence ATGGAGAGTCTCAATCGGATGGCGATCGAGCTGGTCGACGAGGCCCTCGACTACGCCGAGGAGTTGAACGTCGGCGGCTTCGACCTCGCCAACGAGGCGACCGTCCTCGACTTCGGACTCGAGTTCGACGGCGGGATCGAGGCGGGGCTGTTGCTGACGGAGATCCAGACGGCCGGGATGGCGACGCCGAGTCACCACCTCGGCGAGGTCGGCGACGCGCCGATCCCGTATATCCAGCTCGCGACCGATCAGCCGGCGCTCTCGCTGCTGTGCTCGCAGAAGGCGGGCTGGGAGCTGACGACCGACGACTTCGAGGGGCTGGGCAGCGGCCCCGCGCGGGCGCTGGTCGCCGACGAGGATGAGTTCCGCCGCGTCGGCTACACGGACGCGTTCGACCTGACCGCGCTGGCGGTCGAGACCGACCAGGAGCCGACCGAAGCGGCCGCCGAACAGGTCGCCGACCTCGCGGAGGTCGAGCCCAGCAGCGTCTTCCTGCTGGCCTACCCCACCGCGAGCCTCGTCGGGAGCGTCACGAACGCCGCTCGAGCCGCCGAACTCGCGGTCTTCCGGCTCTCGGAACTGGGCTACGATCCCCTGGACATCGTCTCGGCGACGGGTCGCGCGCCGGTCGCCCCCGTCGCGGCGGACGAGGAGACCGCGATCGCCCGAACGAACGACGCCATCGCCTACGGCGGGACCGCTCACCTCACGGTTCGCGAGGACGCCGACGTCTTCGACTCGATCCCCTCGACGGCCGCCGAGGACCACGGCCGCCCGTTCGGTGAGGTCTTCGACGATCTCGAGTGGAAGTTCTCGGAGGTCCCCTCGGACCTCTTCGCGCCCGCGAAGGTGACCGTCGACGTCGTCGGCGGCCCGACCTACGTCCACGGCGAGACGGACGAGGACCTGCTCGTCGACTCGTTCGACCTCTGA
- a CDS encoding universal stress protein: MYTVLVPIADNEARATAQIDAVLELPNVADEVAVEILHVRKELEFADSDADVQIGQVRTDLAEEDVAELPETVSLAVDRLAAAGVDATVNSATGNPAAAIVDVADRLDADELVVGARRQSPVGKILFGSVAQSVILHTDRPVTVTPA; this comes from the coding sequence ATGTACACGGTACTCGTCCCGATCGCCGACAACGAAGCGCGAGCGACGGCCCAGATCGACGCCGTCCTCGAGCTTCCGAACGTGGCCGACGAGGTCGCCGTCGAAATACTGCACGTCCGGAAAGAACTCGAGTTCGCGGACTCGGACGCGGACGTCCAGATCGGCCAGGTCCGAACTGACCTCGCCGAGGAAGATGTCGCCGAACTCCCCGAGACGGTGTCGCTGGCCGTCGACAGGCTCGCGGCCGCCGGCGTCGATGCCACCGTCAACTCGGCGACCGGTAATCCGGCCGCCGCCATCGTCGACGTCGCCGACCGACTCGACGCGGATGAACTCGTCGTCGGCGCCCGTCGCCAGTCGCCCGTCGGCAAGATCCTGTTCGGCAGCGTCGCTCAGTCGGTAATCCTCCACACCGACCGACCGGTCACGGTTACCCCCGCCTGA
- a CDS encoding MTH1187 family thiamine-binding protein: MTVIALLSVAPVIEDSMSGEIAKAVDALEEYDVEYETNPMGTVIEADDIGELFDAAQAAHEAVDGDRVSTVLKIDDKRDRETSAAEKVRAVEEQLGRPAKNE, translated from the coding sequence ATGACAGTAATCGCACTGTTGAGCGTCGCGCCGGTGATCGAGGACAGCATGTCGGGCGAGATCGCCAAGGCCGTCGACGCGCTCGAGGAGTACGACGTCGAGTACGAGACGAATCCGATGGGGACGGTGATCGAGGCCGACGACATCGGGGAACTGTTCGACGCCGCGCAGGCGGCCCACGAGGCCGTCGACGGCGATCGCGTGAGCACGGTGTTGAAGATCGACGACAAACGCGATCGGGAGACGTCCGCGGCGGAGAAAGTTCGGGCCGTCGAAGAACAGTTGGGTCGGCCGGCGAAAAACGAGTGA
- a CDS encoding HalOD1 output domain-containing protein, whose protein sequence is MQTELSPTTDTDELQYDQTNDRYVFNHDPDGTATITTTIVHAIASIADTDVSQGEFSLYDSVDPDALDRLFSRKADGTERSSGHVAFTALEHEIYVYANGDVIIYPPADAPSSPRAD, encoded by the coding sequence ATGCAAACTGAACTCTCACCCACCACCGACACGGACGAACTGCAGTACGATCAGACGAACGACCGCTACGTCTTCAACCACGACCCCGACGGAACGGCGACGATCACGACCACGATCGTCCACGCGATCGCCTCGATCGCCGACACCGACGTCTCGCAGGGCGAGTTCTCCCTCTACGACAGCGTCGACCCCGACGCGCTCGACCGACTGTTCAGCAGGAAGGCCGACGGCACCGAGCGCTCGAGCGGCCACGTCGCGTTCACCGCCCTCGAGCACGAAATCTACGTCTACGCGAACGGCGACGTCATCATCTACCCGCCGGCCGACGCGCCGTCGTCGCCACGAGCGGACTGA
- a CDS encoding DUF4112 domain-containing protein, producing MATGSTDDIEAALDEFDGDLPAGVDEAAITRMRLVARVLDEGIPLPGTSYRIGLDPIVGILPGAGDVVASFVSLYIVAESARLGVSQSMLLRMLANIAVDTIGGSVPVLGVLFDAVWKANKWNVQLALEDLAGQQGSEPGPETVVID from the coding sequence ATGGCTACTGGTTCGACCGACGACATCGAAGCGGCCCTCGACGAGTTCGACGGTGACCTCCCCGCGGGAGTCGACGAGGCCGCGATCACGCGCATGCGCCTCGTCGCTCGCGTCCTCGACGAGGGAATCCCCCTCCCCGGCACGAGCTACCGGATCGGACTCGATCCGATCGTCGGGATTCTCCCCGGCGCCGGTGACGTCGTGGCCTCGTTCGTCTCGCTGTACATCGTCGCCGAGTCCGCCCGGCTGGGCGTCTCCCAGTCGATGCTCCTCCGGATGCTCGCGAACATCGCCGTCGACACGATCGGCGGCTCCGTCCCCGTCCTCGGCGTCCTCTTCGACGCCGTCTGGAAGGCCAACAAGTGGAACGTCCAGCTGGCGCTCGAGGACCTCGCCGGGCAGCAGGGATCTGAGCCCGGTCCGGAAACCGTCGTGATCGATTAG
- a CDS encoding PPOX class F420-dependent oxidoreductase produces the protein METLPDETLDLFEKPAKATIASFLPSGHPQVTPVWADYDGTHLLVATNKGTRKHENVQHDPRVTVTIIDPDDYYRYVEVRGEVEKMPEEGALEFTDQQAQRYWGVDEYPYDRELPRVLLHISPERVVSKSLGSPERNHS, from the coding sequence ATGGAGACGCTCCCGGATGAGACACTGGATCTGTTCGAGAAGCCAGCGAAAGCGACTATTGCGTCGTTTCTTCCGAGCGGGCATCCACAAGTCACGCCAGTGTGGGCCGATTACGATGGCACACACCTTCTCGTCGCTACAAATAAGGGAACGCGCAAACACGAGAATGTGCAACATGATCCGCGTGTGACGGTCACGATCATCGATCCCGACGACTACTATCGATATGTAGAAGTTCGTGGTGAAGTGGAGAAAATGCCCGAAGAGGGGGCACTAGAATTCACCGACCAACAGGCGCAACGATATTGGGGTGTTGACGAATATCCCTACGACCGAGAGTTACCTCGTGTCCTCCTCCATATCAGTCCAGAACGGGTCGTTTCGAAATCGCTAGGATCGCCAGAACGGAATCATTCATGA
- a CDS encoding PAS domain S-box protein: MESPSPTEAELESRIHQQEVIADLGQRALEPEPLDGLLRETATAVAETLGTEYAGVFELTSDGREAALRAGAGWRDGLVGTATVSADRESATGHALHSAEPVVIEDLRSDESVSGSELLTDHDVVSGISVVIGSLEEPWGVLGIYASDRRSFAEHDATFVRSVANVLAGAIDRIETERQLRERETQLERYRAYTDGILDAVDDMFYVVDEDGTFQQWNDTLTAVTGYADAEIESISPLEFVAEEYHERTAAGIAEVFETGSARLEVEIRTKSGERIPYEFVAGRLENPDGKPVLAGIGRDVTDREERERELTKYETIVETINDGIYVKNEDGRFTMVNEAYAQLTGYDREELIGEHASLVVDEATVEESKQRLPSATDDDSNSPAMEAEIQRADGSSVPAEGTFATLQTDDGEQEEVGVVRDISERKRREREHRRVIRALEAAREGIGLLDEDGEFIYVNDAYAETFRYEPGEMLGKHWNELGIEADPDRFVEEILPALSEEGQWTGTTTCVRSDGTTFLSQHSLTHTGDDELICLVRDVTEQRERERNLREVRNQLDMATEAASVGLWTWDVQEDVVTADEFLADAYGMDPETATDGAPMDAFFEPIHEADRERTRAELERALEETGELETEFRVRNADDEVMWVVSRAEVEYEDGEPVRMSGAISDITERKRRERQLEESERRYRTLAENFPNGAVGVYDADMRYTLVEGAIVGDTLPEADRTEGERMPDVFPDDIVGELEPMYRAALEDGETDKTTITFDGEHWRVWTAPLRNADGEIFAGLSFTQEITDQIEREQRLEELVARLEESNERLEQFAYAASHDLQEPLRMVSSYLQLIERRYGDAFDEDGEEFIEFAVDGAERMRDMIDGLLAYSRVETGGNAFEPVDLDAVLEDVRTDLQVMIDDHDATITAEPLPRVEGDSDQLRQLFQNLLDNAIEYSGDEPPRVHLSAERQPADDCWKIDVADQGIGIDPDDTDAIFEVFQSLHSQGEHGGTGIGLALCDRIVERHGGTLSVESEPGSGSTFSFTLSMTDDGDR, from the coding sequence ATGGAATCGCCCTCGCCGACGGAGGCCGAACTCGAGAGCCGAATTCACCAGCAGGAGGTGATCGCCGACCTCGGCCAGCGGGCCCTGGAACCCGAGCCTCTCGACGGGTTGCTTCGAGAGACGGCGACGGCCGTCGCGGAGACGCTCGGTACCGAATACGCGGGCGTGTTCGAGCTAACGTCGGACGGACGGGAGGCCGCGTTACGAGCGGGCGCCGGCTGGCGAGACGGGCTCGTCGGCACCGCGACGGTGTCCGCCGATCGAGAGTCGGCGACGGGCCACGCACTGCACTCCGCGGAACCGGTCGTTATCGAGGATCTTCGTAGCGACGAGTCCGTCTCCGGCTCCGAGCTACTCACCGATCACGACGTCGTGAGCGGGATCAGCGTCGTAATCGGCTCCCTCGAGGAGCCGTGGGGCGTCCTCGGTATCTACGCGAGCGATCGCCGCTCGTTCGCCGAACACGACGCCACCTTCGTCCGAAGCGTCGCGAACGTCCTCGCGGGGGCGATCGATCGGATCGAAACGGAGCGACAACTGCGCGAGCGCGAGACCCAACTCGAGCGGTACAGGGCGTACACCGACGGCATTCTCGACGCGGTCGACGACATGTTCTACGTCGTCGACGAGGACGGCACCTTCCAGCAGTGGAACGACACCCTGACCGCGGTCACCGGCTACGCCGACGCCGAGATCGAGTCGATATCGCCGCTCGAGTTCGTCGCCGAGGAGTACCACGAGCGGACCGCAGCGGGGATCGCCGAGGTTTTCGAAACGGGGAGCGCGCGACTCGAGGTGGAGATCCGCACCAAGAGCGGCGAGCGGATCCCCTACGAATTCGTCGCGGGGAGGCTCGAGAATCCCGACGGAAAACCCGTTTTGGCCGGGATCGGTCGCGACGTCACCGACCGGGAGGAGCGCGAGCGGGAACTGACCAAGTACGAGACGATCGTCGAGACGATCAACGACGGGATCTACGTGAAAAACGAGGACGGGCGGTTCACGATGGTCAACGAGGCGTACGCGCAGTTGACCGGGTACGACCGCGAGGAGCTGATCGGCGAGCACGCCTCCCTCGTCGTCGACGAAGCCACGGTCGAGGAGTCGAAGCAGCGACTGCCGTCGGCGACCGACGACGACTCGAACTCGCCGGCTATGGAAGCGGAGATTCAGCGGGCGGACGGGAGCAGCGTTCCGGCCGAGGGCACCTTCGCGACGTTGCAGACCGACGACGGCGAACAGGAGGAGGTCGGCGTAGTGCGGGACATCTCCGAACGGAAACGCCGCGAGCGGGAACACCGGCGCGTGATACGGGCGCTCGAGGCCGCCCGCGAGGGGATCGGCCTGCTCGACGAGGACGGCGAGTTCATCTACGTCAACGACGCCTACGCGGAGACGTTCCGGTACGAGCCCGGGGAAATGCTCGGCAAGCACTGGAACGAGCTCGGGATCGAGGCCGATCCCGACCGGTTCGTCGAGGAAATCCTCCCGGCGCTCTCGGAGGAGGGCCAGTGGACCGGCACGACGACCTGCGTGCGCAGCGACGGCACCACGTTCCTGTCCCAGCACTCGCTGACCCACACCGGCGACGACGAACTCATCTGTCTCGTTCGGGACGTCACCGAGCAGCGCGAACGCGAACGGAACCTGCGGGAGGTCCGAAATCAACTGGACATGGCGACCGAGGCCGCGTCCGTCGGACTCTGGACGTGGGACGTTCAGGAAGACGTCGTCACGGCGGACGAGTTCCTCGCGGACGCGTACGGCATGGATCCGGAGACGGCCACAGACGGGGCGCCCATGGACGCCTTTTTCGAGCCCATTCACGAGGCGGACAGGGAGCGGACGCGGGCCGAACTCGAGCGCGCCCTCGAGGAGACGGGCGAACTCGAGACCGAGTTCCGCGTCCGGAACGCGGACGACGAGGTCATGTGGGTCGTCTCACGCGCCGAGGTCGAGTACGAAGACGGCGAGCCGGTGCGGATGAGCGGCGCCATCTCGGATATCACCGAGCGGAAACGCCGCGAACGACAGCTCGAGGAGTCAGAACGCCGCTACCGGACGCTGGCGGAGAACTTCCCGAACGGTGCGGTCGGCGTCTACGACGCCGATATGCGGTACACGCTGGTCGAGGGCGCGATCGTGGGCGATACCTTACCCGAGGCGGACCGGACGGAAGGCGAACGCATGCCGGACGTCTTCCCCGACGATATCGTCGGCGAACTCGAGCCGATGTACCGGGCCGCCCTCGAGGACGGCGAGACCGACAAGACGACGATCACGTTCGACGGCGAGCACTGGCGGGTCTGGACGGCGCCGCTGCGGAACGCCGACGGCGAGATCTTCGCCGGGCTGAGCTTCACGCAGGAGATCACCGACCAGATCGAACGCGAGCAGCGACTCGAGGAACTGGTCGCGCGACTCGAGGAGTCCAACGAGCGCCTCGAACAGTTCGCCTACGCGGCCTCCCACGACCTGCAGGAGCCCCTCCGGATGGTCTCGAGTTACCTCCAGTTGATCGAGCGCCGGTACGGCGACGCCTTCGACGAGGACGGTGAGGAGTTCATCGAGTTCGCGGTCGACGGCGCCGAGCGCATGCGCGACATGATCGACGGCCTGCTCGCGTACTCGCGCGTCGAGACGGGCGGAAACGCGTTCGAACCGGTCGACCTGGACGCGGTGCTCGAGGACGTGCGCACCGATCTGCAGGTGATGATTGACGACCACGACGCGACGATCACCGCCGAGCCCCTGCCCCGCGTCGAGGGCGACAGCGATCAGTTGCGCCAACTGTTCCAGAACCTGCTGGACAACGCCATCGAGTACAGCGGCGACGAGCCGCCTCGAGTCCACCTTTCCGCCGAACGGCAGCCGGCGGACGACTGCTGGAAGATCGACGTGGCCGACCAGGGAATCGGTATCGATCCGGACGACACCGACGCGATCTTCGAGGTCTTCCAGAGTCTCCACTCGCAGGGTGAGCACGGCGGCACCGGGATCGGACTCGCCCTGTGCGATCGAATCGTCGAGCGCCACGGCGGCACCCTCTCGGTCGAGTCGGAGCCAGGATCGGGGTCGACCTTCTCGTTCACGCTCTCGATGACGGACGATGGCGATCGGTGA
- a CDS encoding putative RNA uridine N3 methyltransferase: protein MTVSVLVPSSLSREAEDKREATRKLGYVARAATIFRADRLIVYPDRDGETGRFDGGFVSTVLRYAATPPYLRNEAWGMRDELEYAGVLPPLRAMSQTGSESNGSGSSRQGIVTEVGPEGRVRVNCGLQHPISLNVPPAMEVEEGERVTVRISSRRPVRAKLEDGPLPGLSVERTDLSAALGREDAGVCIAASRFGEHLTVGRLETLAGRVRDGMTVAFGAPERGLPDILGIEASAVTAAQDADDDGDDGVEPTADPGFDLWLNTVPDQGSEVVRTEEALFATLAPLSLRE, encoded by the coding sequence ATGACCGTCAGCGTACTCGTCCCGTCGTCACTCTCCCGGGAAGCCGAGGACAAACGCGAGGCGACTCGCAAACTCGGATACGTCGCCCGCGCGGCGACGATCTTCCGGGCCGATCGCCTGATCGTCTATCCCGACCGGGACGGCGAAACGGGGCGATTCGACGGCGGGTTCGTAAGCACCGTCTTGCGGTACGCCGCAACGCCGCCATACCTCCGCAACGAGGCATGGGGGATGCGGGACGAACTGGAGTACGCGGGCGTCTTGCCGCCGCTCCGCGCCATGTCACAGACCGGCTCCGAATCGAACGGTTCGGGGTCGTCAAGACAAGGGATCGTGACCGAGGTCGGACCTGAAGGGCGCGTCCGGGTCAATTGCGGACTGCAACACCCAATCTCCCTCAACGTGCCTCCAGCAATGGAGGTCGAGGAGGGGGAGCGCGTGACCGTCAGGATCTCTTCGCGACGACCGGTCCGGGCGAAGCTCGAAGACGGCCCCCTTCCGGGGCTGTCAGTCGAGCGGACGGACCTCTCCGCAGCACTCGGCCGTGAGGACGCCGGCGTCTGCATCGCCGCCTCCCGATTCGGTGAGCATCTCACCGTCGGGCGGCTCGAGACGCTGGCCGGACGCGTCCGCGACGGAATGACCGTCGCGTTCGGCGCGCCCGAGCGAGGGCTGCCGGATATCCTCGGAATCGAGGCATCCGCCGTCACGGCTGCACAGGACGCAGACGACGACGGGGATGACGGAGTCGAACCCACAGCCGATCCGGGGTTCGACCTCTGGCTAAACACGGTTCCGGATCAGGGAAGCGAGGTCGTGCGAACGGAGGAGGCTCTGTTCGCTACCCTCGCCCCCCTCTCACTGAGAGAGTGA
- a CDS encoding 50S ribosomal protein L3, with translation MPQANSPRKGSLGFGPRKRATSEVPRFNSWPDDEGQPTLQGFAGYKAGMTHVVMVDDQANSPTEGMEQTVPVTIVETPPMRAVALRAYEDTPYGKQPITEVWTDEFVPELDRVLDLPGDDYDTDAAEDELRGLLEEGRVDDVRVITHTVPTEVPSVPKKKPDVMETRVGGGSVDERVDFALEIVADGGEHVMNDVFRAGEYVDASGVTKGKGTQGPVKRWGVQKRKGKHARQGWRRRIGNLGPWNPSRVRSTVPQQGQTGYHQRTELNKRLVDIGDGADATVDGGFVNYGEVDGPHTLIKGSLPGPQKRLVRFRPAIRPGGQPRLDPEVRYVSTASNQG, from the coding sequence ATGCCACAAGCAAATTCACCACGCAAAGGCTCACTCGGGTTCGGCCCACGAAAGCGTGCGACCAGCGAGGTCCCGCGCTTCAACTCGTGGCCGGACGACGAAGGACAGCCGACGCTCCAGGGTTTCGCGGGCTACAAGGCCGGCATGACCCACGTCGTCATGGTCGACGATCAAGCGAACTCGCCGACCGAGGGGATGGAACAGACCGTCCCCGTGACGATCGTGGAGACGCCGCCGATGCGCGCCGTCGCCCTGCGTGCGTACGAAGACACGCCGTATGGAAAGCAACCGATCACCGAGGTCTGGACCGACGAGTTCGTTCCCGAACTCGACCGCGTCCTCGACCTCCCCGGTGACGACTACGACACCGACGCCGCCGAAGACGAGCTTCGGGGCCTCCTCGAGGAGGGACGCGTCGACGACGTCCGCGTCATCACGCACACGGTTCCGACCGAGGTCCCCTCGGTCCCCAAGAAGAAACCGGACGTGATGGAGACGCGCGTCGGGGGCGGTTCCGTCGACGAGCGCGTCGACTTCGCCCTCGAGATCGTCGCCGACGGCGGCGAACACGTCATGAACGACGTGTTCCGCGCCGGCGAGTACGTCGACGCCAGCGGCGTCACGAAAGGGAAAGGGACCCAGGGTCCCGTCAAGCGATGGGGCGTCCAGAAACGAAAGGGCAAGCACGCCCGGCAGGGATGGCGCCGCCGCATCGGGAACCTCGGTCCCTGGAATCCGTCCCGCGTTCGGTCGACGGTCCCCCAGCAAGGGCAGACCGGCTACCACCAGCGGACGGAACTGAACAAGCGCCTCGTCGACATCGGCGACGGCGCCGACGCGACGGTCGACGGCGGCTTCGTCAACTACGGCGAAGTCGACGGACCGCACACGCTGATCAAGGGCTCGCTCCCCGGGCCGCAAAAGCGCCTCGTGCGCTTCCGCCCGGCGATCCGACCCGGAGGCCAGCCGCGCCTCGACCCCGAGGTCCGGTACGTCTCCACCGCATCTAACCAGGGATAA
- the rpl4p gene encoding 50S ribosomal protein L4: MEATVRDLDGSDADTVELPAVFETTYRPDLIARAVRVAQANRKQDYGADEFAGMRTPAESFGSGRGMAHVPRQEGRGRRVPQTVKGRKAHPPKAEKDQSESINTKAKKLAVRSAIAATTDAELVAERGHEFDEDVETPVVVSDDFEDLQKTKEVVEFLEAAGLADDIQRADEGKSIRSGRGKTRGRKYKQPKSILFVTSSESGPSRGARNLAGADVTTAAEVNAENLAPGAQPGRLTVWTESALEEVADR; encoded by the coding sequence ATGGAAGCAACAGTACGCGACCTGGACGGCTCGGACGCGGATACGGTCGAGCTCCCGGCGGTCTTCGAGACCACCTACCGCCCGGACCTGATCGCCCGCGCGGTCCGCGTCGCCCAGGCAAACCGGAAACAGGACTACGGCGCCGACGAGTTCGCCGGCATGCGAACGCCGGCCGAATCGTTCGGTAGCGGCCGCGGGATGGCCCACGTCCCCCGACAGGAGGGACGCGGTCGCCGCGTTCCCCAGACCGTCAAGGGACGCAAGGCTCACCCGCCGAAGGCCGAGAAGGACCAGTCCGAATCGATCAACACGAAAGCAAAGAAACTGGCCGTTCGCAGCGCCATCGCTGCGACGACCGACGCCGAACTCGTCGCCGAGCGCGGCCACGAGTTCGACGAGGACGTCGAGACCCCCGTCGTCGTGAGCGACGACTTCGAGGACCTCCAGAAGACGAAGGAGGTCGTCGAGTTCCTCGAGGCCGCAGGCCTCGCGGACGACATCCAGCGCGCCGACGAGGGCAAGAGCATCCGCTCGGGTCGCGGCAAGACCCGCGGACGCAAGTACAAACAGCCCAAGTCGATCCTCTTCGTCACCTCGAGCGAGTCCGGCCCGTCACGCGGCGCCCGGAACCTCGCCGGAGCCGACGTCACGACGGCCGCGGAGGTCAACGCGGAGAATCTCGCGCCCGGCGCCCAGCCGGGTCGACTGACCGTCTGGACCGAGAGCGCACTCGAGGAGGTGGCCGACCGATGA
- a CDS encoding 50S ribosomal protein L23 produces MSTHIEHPLVTEKAMNDMDFENKLQFVVNPDATKPEIREEVEERFDIAVQDINTQVTMKGKKKAIIKLSEDDDAQEVASRIGVF; encoded by the coding sequence ATGAGCACGCACATCGAACACCCGCTCGTGACGGAGAAGGCGATGAACGACATGGACTTCGAGAACAAGCTCCAGTTCGTCGTCAACCCCGACGCCACCAAACCCGAGATCCGCGAGGAAGTCGAGGAGCGATTCGACATCGCGGTTCAGGACATCAACACGCAGGTAACGATGAAAGGCAAGAAGAAAGCGATCATCAAACTGTCCGAGGACGACGACGCACAGGAAGTCGCCTCGCGAATCGGGGTGTTCTGA
- a CDS encoding 50S ribosomal protein L2 produces the protein MGRRIQGQRRGRGTSTFRAPSHRYKAKLDHKKTEDDDVVRGTVVDIEHDPARSAPVAAIEFEDGEQRLVLVPEGISVGEEIQVGVSAEIKPGNTLPLAEIPEGVPVCNVEANQGDGGRFARASGTNADLITHDRNAAVIQLPSGEVKRLDPQCRATIGVVAGGGRTEKPMVKAGNKYHKMKARGTKWPRVRGVAMNAVDHPFGGGGRQHPGKPKSVSRDAPPGRKVGDISSRRTGRGGNK, from the coding sequence ATGGGACGCCGCATTCAAGGACAGCGACGCGGACGCGGGACCTCGACGTTCCGCGCCCCCTCGCACCGCTACAAGGCGAAGCTCGATCACAAGAAGACCGAGGACGACGACGTCGTCCGCGGGACGGTCGTGGACATCGAACACGACCCCGCGCGATCGGCGCCCGTCGCCGCCATCGAGTTCGAGGACGGCGAACAGCGCCTCGTCCTCGTCCCGGAAGGAATCAGCGTCGGCGAGGAGATTCAGGTCGGCGTCTCCGCCGAGATCAAGCCCGGCAACACGCTGCCGCTGGCCGAGATCCCGGAAGGCGTGCCGGTCTGTAACGTCGAGGCGAACCAGGGCGACGGCGGTCGATTCGCCCGCGCCTCGGGGACCAACGCGGACCTGATCACCCACGACCGCAACGCGGCGGTCATCCAACTGCCCAGCGGCGAGGTCAAGCGCCTCGATCCGCAGTGTCGCGCCACCATCGGCGTCGTCGCCGGCGGCGGCCGCACGGAGAAGCCGATGGTCAAGGCAGGGAACAAGTACCACAAGATGAAAGCCCGCGGGACCAAGTGGCCCCGCGTCCGCGGTGTGGCGATGAACGCCGTCGACCACCCCTTCGGTGGCGGCGGCCGCCAGCACCCCGGCAAACCCAAGTCCGTCTCGCGGGACGCCCCGCCGGGACGGAAGGTCGGTGACATTTCCTCGCGCCGTACCGGTCGAGGTGGAAACAAATGA